One region of Termitidicoccus mucosus genomic DNA includes:
- the thrC gene encoding threonine synthase yields MRFISTRGQTAPHSFSDAVAVGLAPDGGLFVPETLPAFDAGALARFEALKNDYAGLCFEFLRHFATDIPADTLRAIIQKSYTRFDAPDIAPLRKLDDRLHVLELFHGPTLAFKDFALQLLGNLYEHQCAVRGESINVLGATSGDTGSAAIHGLLGKPGTAIFILYPDGRTSPLQERQMACTGAENVFALAIDGTFDDAQAALKDVFGDQSFRARHHLSAVNSINLARILAQCVYYLSAWLRLPPDARAGAEFVVPTGNFGNVLAGWMLQKMGVPLRGFKVATNQNDILHRLFTTGEYRVTGVRPSLAPSMDIQVSSNFERFLYYSLGRDAARVREVMRTFKAAGRYVFENFNRDTFSASRCDDAEIPGIIRRVYEKYGYIVDPHTACALKDPDPGRPSVVLATASPAKFPDTIREAVGVEPRHPSLEALKARPLDKHKIEATPDAIKAFIAARAA; encoded by the coding sequence ATGCGTTTCATCTCCACCCGCGGGCAGACCGCGCCCCACTCGTTTTCGGATGCCGTCGCCGTCGGCCTCGCGCCGGACGGCGGGTTGTTCGTGCCCGAGACGCTTCCCGCGTTTGATGCCGGGGCGCTCGCGCGGTTCGAGGCGCTGAAAAACGACTACGCCGGGCTTTGTTTCGAGTTCCTGCGGCATTTCGCGACCGACATTCCCGCCGACACGCTGCGCGCCATCATACAAAAGTCCTACACGCGTTTCGACGCGCCCGACATCGCGCCGCTGCGCAAACTCGACGACCGCCTGCACGTGCTCGAATTGTTCCACGGCCCCACGCTCGCGTTCAAGGACTTCGCGCTCCAGCTTCTCGGCAACCTCTACGAGCACCAGTGCGCCGTGCGCGGCGAGTCCATCAATGTCCTCGGGGCGACCTCCGGCGACACCGGCTCGGCCGCCATCCACGGCTTGCTCGGCAAGCCCGGCACCGCGATTTTCATCCTTTACCCGGACGGGCGCACCTCGCCGTTGCAGGAGCGCCAGATGGCGTGCACCGGCGCGGAAAATGTCTTCGCGCTCGCCATCGACGGCACCTTCGACGACGCGCAGGCGGCGCTGAAGGACGTGTTTGGCGACCAGTCGTTCCGCGCGCGCCACCACCTGTCCGCGGTCAACTCCATCAACCTCGCGCGCATCCTCGCGCAATGCGTTTATTATTTGTCCGCATGGCTGCGCCTGCCGCCGGACGCGCGCGCCGGGGCGGAGTTTGTCGTGCCGACGGGCAATTTCGGCAACGTGCTCGCGGGCTGGATGCTCCAGAAAATGGGCGTGCCGCTGCGCGGTTTCAAGGTCGCCACCAACCAGAACGACATCCTGCACCGCCTCTTCACGACCGGCGAATACCGCGTGACCGGCGTGCGCCCGAGCCTCGCGCCGTCGATGGACATCCAGGTGTCGAGCAACTTCGAGCGCTTCCTCTACTACAGCCTCGGCCGCGACGCCGCCCGCGTGCGCGAGGTCATGCGGACCTTCAAGGCCGCCGGCCGCTACGTGTTCGAGAACTTCAACCGCGACACGTTCAGCGCCTCGCGCTGCGACGACGCCGAGATCCCCGGCATCATCAGGCGCGTGTATGAGAAATACGGATACATCGTCGATCCGCACACGGCCTGCGCCCTCAAGGACCCGGACCCGGGCCGCCCGAGCGTGGTGCTGGCGACGGCGAGCCCGGCGAAGTTTCCCGACACGATTCGCGAGGCGGTCGGCGTGGAGCCCCGGCATCCGTCGCTGGAGGCGCTCAAGGCCCGTCCGTTGGACAAACACAAAATCGAGGCCACCCCCGACGCGATCAAGGCGTTTATCGCGGCGCGGGCCGCCTGA